Proteins encoded in a region of the Mycoplasma feriruminatoris genome:
- a CDS encoding putative lipoprotein, translated as MKKFLTILSFLTTLSSSLVVVSCKTDNVDKEVKNKENKNEQNNNPKDNKHNKDSKNTKDNSNNNLKEKDTENKDKKIEPEENKKDQSKSEKNAESEPNSNSRSGLSNNNESNSNDDSLNSNSQNPSRNEMPNDQAFKDEEPLKKESENIKKLKHEVDEIISKKNDGKIRYLFKELNSNLIQNEYDHKVSKISSLISDIFKLFDKYESEKLKTQINDLINKNSDGNYNWNQEYKQKLDEILKQISKEEKNTIVDKIEQLFFNLLDNESENKRNNLDNELEQLLGNKQYNEIKEKLYKMIEKSKNIEKVLLINVSLIG; from the coding sequence ATGAAAAAATTCTTAACAATACTAAGTTTTTTAACTACTCTAAGTTCATCACTAGTTGTTGTTTCTTGTAAAACAGATAATGTTGATAAAGAAGTTAAAAACAAAGAAAATAAGAATGAACAAAATAATAATCCAAAAGATAATAAACATAATAAAGATAGTAAGAATACAAAAGATAATAGTAATAATAATTTAAAAGAAAAAGATACTGAAAACAAAGATAAAAAAATAGAACCTGAAGAAAACAAAAAGGATCAAAGTAAATCTGAAAAGAATGCAGAATCAGAACCAAATTCAAATAGTAGATCAGGTCTAAGTAATAATAATGAAAGCAATTCTAATGATGATTCTTTAAACAGTAATTCTCAAAATCCTTCAAGGAATGAAATGCCTAATGATCAAGCATTTAAAGATGAAGAACCTTTAAAAAAGGAATCAGAAAATATAAAAAAACTTAAACATGAAGTGGATGAAATTATATCAAAAAAGAATGATGGGAAAATTAGGTATCTTTTTAAAGAATTGAATTCTAATTTGATACAAAATGAGTACGATCATAAAGTGAGTAAAATTTCGTCTTTAATAAGTGATATTTTTAAATTATTTGATAAATATGAATCAGAAAAATTAAAAACCCAGATCAATGACCTTATAAATAAGAATTCTGATGGAAATTATAACTGAAATCAAGAATACAAACAGAAGTTAGATGAAATATTAAAACAAATATCAAAAGAAGAAAAAAACACCATTGTTGATAAGATAGAACAGTTATTTTTTAATTTATTAGATAATGAATCAGAAAACAAGAGAAATAATTTAGATAATGAATTAGAGCAATTATTAGGAAATAAGCAATATAACGAAATTAAAGAAAAACTATATAAAATGATTGAAAAATCAAAAAATATAGAAAAAGTATTATTAATAAATGTATCTTTAATAGGTTAA
- a CDS encoding deoxynucleoside kinase: MRIAIFGTTGAGKTTLLENLKELLKNDYVFINETSLDCPYFNKAYDDNNLNVQDYNYKLDLWMLTDRMKTFIKYKDYKNVIYDRSILDSMVFSQTDHMYNRLNDTDYNVFKDYFLTCILPNIFDLKNNWKTFDVVIYLKIDPYKAIQRINKRSREVELDTNDQFWLNLANAYEFWYNIYKEVIPFWVVDANLDDPNYIAKSIANMIKNVDNK, encoded by the coding sequence ATGAGAATAGCAATTTTTGGAACAACAGGAGCAGGTAAAACTACTTTATTAGAAAATCTAAAAGAACTTTTAAAAAATGATTATGTTTTTATAAATGAAACAAGTTTAGATTGTCCTTATTTTAATAAAGCATATGATGATAATAATTTAAATGTTCAAGATTATAATTACAAATTAGATTTATGAATGTTAACTGATCGAATGAAAACATTTATCAAATATAAAGATTATAAAAATGTTATTTATGATAGAAGTATTTTAGATTCAATGGTATTTAGTCAAACTGATCATATGTATAATAGATTAAATGATACGGATTATAATGTTTTTAAAGACTATTTTTTAACTTGCATTCTTCCAAATATATTTGATTTAAAAAATAATTGAAAAACTTTTGATGTTGTGATATATTTAAAAATTGATCCATATAAAGCTATTCAAAGAATTAACAAACGTTCAAGAGAAGTTGAATTAGATACAAATGATCAGTTTTGATTAAACTTAGCTAATGCTTATGAGTTTTGATATAACATTTATAAAGAAGTTATTCCTTTTTGAGTAGTTGATGCTAATTTAGATGATCCAAACTATATTGCAAAAAGTATTGCTAATATGATCAAAAACGTTGATAATAAATAA
- the mtnN gene encoding 5'-methylthioadenosine/S-adenosylhomocysteine nucleosidase — protein sequence MKLVISAMYEELEYSFKKTNAKLIIDNDILKLYQYQNILLCISKIGLVNASCSLSYILNHYDISEILNIGTCGSLNKNFKQSDIILVNKAYYFSVDVTGFNYSYGQIPKLPKYFLANNNLKLNLDYKISNIASGDVFINKQEHLTNFINKIDDKIDIVDMEACSLFHTAYLYKKPISSIKVISDVMFVNDTNMMQFDQFINKASLIIYQILNDLYFKIKS from the coding sequence ATGAAATTAGTAATTAGTGCAATGTATGAAGAACTAGAATATAGTTTTAAAAAAACTAATGCTAAATTAATAATTGATAATGATATTTTAAAACTATATCAATATCAAAATATATTATTATGTATTAGTAAAATAGGATTAGTAAATGCTAGTTGTAGTTTAAGTTATATATTAAATCACTATGATATTAGTGAAATTTTAAATATAGGAACTTGTGGTAGTTTAAATAAAAACTTTAAACAATCAGATATTATACTTGTTAATAAAGCTTATTATTTTAGTGTTGATGTTACTGGATTTAATTATTCTTATGGTCAAATTCCTAAATTACCTAAATATTTTTTAGCTAATAATAATTTAAAACTAAATTTAGATTATAAAATAAGTAATATTGCAAGTGGTGATGTTTTTATTAATAAACAAGAACATTTAACTAATTTTATTAATAAAATAGATGACAAAATAGATATAGTTGATATGGAAGCTTGTAGTTTATTTCATACTGCTTATTTATATAAAAAACCAATTAGTAGTATTAAAGTTATTAGTGATGTAATGTTTGTAAATGATACTAATATGATGCAATTTGATCAATTTATAAACAAAGCTAGTCTAATAATTTATCAAATCTTAAATGATTTATATTTTAAAATAAAAAGTTAG
- a CDS encoding nicotinate-nucleotide adenylyltransferase, giving the protein MSKKIALFGGSFDPIHTDHVNIIKTCYDKLKFDEVWLIPAYLNPFKTKQNSSVSDRLNMLEIIKNKFDYIKIYDYEILNQKSTPTYQTVKHILKNNKSDHFSFIMGSDQLDRFEEWNNFDELIKMIDFKVFKRNEDYNKEVLDKYNLELFEFDNNYLSSTDIRNLKHLDKQIKEINDYVNYNLMYLYERMESKMDEKRYIHCLNVGKMAYDLALKWNVDPKKALIAGTLHDITKRWSKQQALNYLQTYLPELINEPYPVWHSFTAYLHLLYDWLIEDKEILSAVFNHTVGCENMSKLDIIVFCADKISIERDYENVEKLRELCFSDLMLGFKTLLKNQYDLAIKKHGKQNIGSMLIKTVDYYLENKDDEISN; this is encoded by the coding sequence ATGAGTAAAAAAATAGCTCTATTTGGTGGTAGTTTTGATCCAATTCACACAGATCACGTTAATATTATAAAAACTTGTTATGATAAATTAAAATTTGATGAAGTGTGATTAATTCCAGCTTATTTAAACCCTTTTAAAACTAAACAAAACAGTAGTGTTAGTGATCGTTTAAATATGTTAGAAATTATTAAAAATAAATTTGACTATATTAAAATTTATGATTATGAAATTTTAAATCAAAAATCAACACCAACTTATCAAACAGTTAAACATATATTAAAAAATAATAAATCAGATCATTTTTCTTTTATTATGGGATCAGATCAATTAGATCGTTTTGAAGAGTGAAACAATTTTGATGAACTTATTAAAATGATTGATTTTAAAGTATTTAAAAGAAATGAAGATTATAATAAAGAAGTTTTAGATAAATATAATTTAGAATTATTTGAATTTGATAATAATTATTTAAGTTCAACAGATATTAGAAACTTAAAACATTTAGATAAACAAATTAAAGAAATTAATGATTATGTTAATTATAATTTAATGTATTTATATGAACGTATGGAATCAAAAATGGATGAAAAACGTTATATACATTGTTTAAATGTTGGTAAAATGGCTTATGATCTAGCTTTAAAGTGAAATGTTGATCCTAAAAAAGCTTTAATTGCTGGTACACTTCACGATATTACAAAAAGATGATCAAAACAACAAGCTTTAAATTACTTACAAACTTATTTACCAGAATTAATTAATGAACCTTATCCAGTTTGACATTCTTTTACAGCTTATTTACACTTATTATATGATTGATTAATTGAAGATAAAGAAATACTAAGTGCTGTTTTTAACCACACAGTTGGTTGTGAAAATATGTCTAAATTAGATATTATTGTTTTTTGTGCAGATAAAATTAGTATTGAAAGAGATTATGAAAATGTTGAAAAACTAAGAGAGTTATGTTTTTCAGATTTAATGTTAGGGTTTAAAACTTTATTAAAAAATCAATATGATTTAGCTATAAAAAAACACGGTAAACAAAATATTGGATCAATGTTAATTAAAACAGTTGATTATTATTTAGAAAATAAAGATGATGAAATTAGTAATTAG
- a CDS encoding TIGR04561 family membrane protein, whose product MTNLYIYTNNFKPIEVFGIAIPFWVIATVFGTIASLALIIFLLNFLVRKIKIIKNKKDNKNSNKTDQNNQNINDKKPIELEVNIIDEEIKQVLKQEKQNQEN is encoded by the coding sequence ATGACAAATTTATACATATATACAAACAATTTTAAACCAATTGAAGTTTTTGGAATAGCTATTCCTTTTTGAGTTATTGCAACAGTTTTTGGAACAATTGCAAGTTTAGCTTTAATTATTTTCTTACTTAATTTTCTAGTTCGTAAAATTAAAATAATTAAAAATAAAAAAGATAATAAAAACTCTAATAAAACAGATCAAAATAATCAAAATATAAATGATAAAAAACCAATTGAACTTGAAGTTAACATAATTGATGAAGAAATTAAACAAGTTCTTAAACAAGAAAAACAAAACCAAGAAAATTAA
- the nadE gene encoding NAD(+) synthase, translating to METNLKQYLDYLVEFIQQTVKKAKCDGVVVGISGGIDSAVVANLAKRAFPNNYLTVWMPIYSSQLDYDCANELIKKNQLKNIEVNLEKSFDAFKNSFSNLDDEVSLLAISNAKARLRMTTLYTIAQTKKYLVLGTDNLDEWHIGYFTKYGDGGVDVVPIIHLLKSEVKKAAEILNVPEIIINRKPTAGLWEGQTDEGEIGFSYDLIDSYLLKQNNDPKLKKRIDYLHKISKHKRSLAIKPKKIIR from the coding sequence ATGGAAACTAATTTAAAACAATATTTAGACTATTTAGTTGAATTTATTCAACAAACTGTAAAAAAAGCCAAATGTGATGGAGTAGTTGTTGGAATTAGTGGTGGAATTGATTCAGCTGTTGTTGCAAATCTAGCAAAACGTGCTTTTCCTAATAATTATTTAACTGTATGAATGCCTATTTATTCATCACAACTAGATTATGATTGTGCTAATGAATTAATTAAAAAAAATCAATTAAAAAATATTGAAGTAAATTTAGAAAAAAGTTTTGATGCTTTTAAAAATAGTTTTTCAAATTTAGATGATGAAGTTAGTTTATTAGCTATTTCAAATGCTAAAGCTAGATTAAGAATGACAACTTTATATACAATTGCTCAAACTAAAAAATACTTAGTTTTAGGAACTGATAATTTAGATGAATGACATATTGGTTATTTTACTAAGTATGGTGATGGTGGAGTTGATGTTGTTCCTATTATTCATTTATTAAAATCAGAAGTAAAAAAAGCAGCTGAGATTTTAAATGTTCCTGAAATTATAATTAATAGAAAACCAACAGCAGGATTGTGAGAAGGACAAACTGATGAAGGTGAAATTGGATTTAGTTATGATTTAATTGATAGCTATTTATTAAAACAAAATAACGATCCTAAATTAAAAAAACGTATTGATTATTTACATAAAATAAGTAAACACAAAAGATCATTAGCTATAAAACCAAAAAAAATCATTAGATAA
- the obgE gene encoding GTPase ObgE, translating to MKFVDSADLIIKAGKGGDGAVSFLHALFVPNGGPDGGDGGDGGSVYFQGDEGKHSLLDLKLQKKYSAQDGFKGDIKNMHGAKGEDKIIKVPVGTILYDKKTNAILADINQNNKLVLIAKGGKGGKGNARFANSRNKAPTIFEAGELGQEFEIRAELKVLADVGFVGLPNAGKSTLLRAISNSKPVVADYPFTTLTPQLGVARTKNNDTFIVADLPGLIKGASLGKGLGHQFLKHIERCLVICHIIDASGNYGSEDIIKNYELIRDELKAYNLNLEKRPEVVVLNKMDLDEAQLNLLDEKIVNYFKDKNVVQISGLKKENIDELLFKIYDQLKVAQKQPLWELDQNNEQEEIAIYRFTEQQDDIQVYNKGNNRWEIAGDTIFKIYQKFPIWTEDNLLMFNEKLKETGVYETLVKKGVKKGDLVKVFDYELEWTD from the coding sequence ATGAAATTTGTTGATTCTGCTGATTTAATCATTAAAGCAGGTAAAGGTGGAGATGGAGCTGTTAGTTTTTTACATGCTTTATTTGTTCCTAATGGTGGTCCTGACGGTGGTGATGGTGGTGATGGTGGTTCTGTTTATTTTCAAGGTGATGAAGGTAAACACTCATTATTAGATCTAAAACTACAAAAAAAATATAGTGCTCAAGATGGTTTTAAAGGTGATATTAAAAACATGCACGGAGCAAAAGGTGAAGATAAAATCATCAAAGTACCTGTAGGAACTATTTTATATGATAAAAAAACTAATGCTATATTAGCTGATATTAATCAAAATAATAAACTAGTTTTAATTGCAAAAGGTGGTAAGGGTGGAAAAGGAAATGCTAGATTTGCAAATTCAAGAAATAAAGCCCCAACTATTTTTGAAGCTGGTGAATTAGGTCAAGAATTTGAAATTAGAGCTGAATTAAAAGTTTTAGCTGATGTTGGTTTTGTTGGATTACCTAATGCAGGAAAATCTACTTTACTAAGAGCTATTTCAAATTCTAAACCTGTTGTTGCTGATTATCCATTTACAACACTTACTCCTCAACTTGGAGTTGCTCGAACTAAAAATAATGATACTTTTATAGTTGCTGATTTACCTGGTTTAATAAAAGGTGCTAGTTTAGGAAAAGGTTTAGGTCATCAATTTTTAAAACATATTGAAAGATGTTTAGTAATTTGTCATATAATTGATGCTTCAGGAAATTATGGTTCTGAAGATATAATTAAAAACTATGAACTAATTAGAGATGAATTAAAAGCTTATAATCTTAATTTAGAAAAAAGACCTGAAGTAGTAGTTTTAAATAAAATGGATTTAGATGAAGCTCAATTAAATCTTTTAGATGAAAAAATAGTTAATTATTTTAAAGATAAAAACGTTGTTCAAATTTCAGGATTAAAAAAAGAAAATATCGATGAATTATTATTTAAAATTTATGATCAATTAAAAGTTGCACAAAAACAACCTTTATGAGAATTAGATCAAAATAATGAACAAGAAGAAATTGCAATTTATAGATTTACTGAACAACAAGATGATATTCAAGTTTATAACAAAGGTAATAATCGTTGAGAAATAGCTGGAGATACTATTTTTAAAATTTATCAAAAATTCCCAATATGAACTGAAGACAACTTATTAATGTTTAATGAAAAACTAAAAGAAACTGGAGTATATGAAACATTAGTTAAAAAAGGTGTTAAAAAAGGTGACTTAGTAAAAGTTTTTGATTATGAATTGGAGTGAACAGATTAA
- a CDS encoding ABC transporter ATP-binding protein yields the protein MSKVKKVYTNIKKKWTFDNKGKFTLKKFGLFIRMNIEIAKKNPLLFLGVVFFTSLDAIFSAMLPLFSSKVINTLVNNDTQWLFNWMQLNSTGWLYVIGINLLIVIICEYFTNFTIALYSAQIEVMQRLKILKALTDQDVDFYFDHVSGNILTRLVGDTQFLALGVQQFLTNLIYALSGSITAIVIMYTQQLYMIATLALVYLLIANLFCVGFFIDMRRKLILAFDIKRDTDADMTDRINNISLIKASGTEEFEIKRLEEQNKNYEDGLTKFTHSSALLNTCLTFVIQLLIPIIFIIIAVQYLSNSQSSNSLGANIALIFPLLSTLIGGIAILLPSLRSATAASNAANRISELTDPKPLIHSNLKGYKIDKINSIVFDNIAFSYPKKPERIVIPPTYLTFEKGKSYAFVGQTGSGKTTIAKLLLRFYSPTQGKILINNEHNLNRINLPAYLDHIGYVEQEPQILYGTFLENIKYSKFDATDEEVIEACKKAELHDFIMSLPDQYHTVLGQRGFILSGGQKQRLVIARVFLKDPDVVILDEATSALDNVVEKEIQDKLEELIKGRMCITIAHRLTTIKNVDHIYVLGANGSGIVQSGTFDELKKQPGHFRNLYEAGLME from the coding sequence ATGTCAAAAGTAAAAAAAGTTTATACAAATATTAAGAAAAAATGAACTTTTGATAATAAGGGTAAATTTACTTTAAAAAAATTTGGCCTTTTTATTAGAATGAATATTGAAATAGCTAAAAAAAATCCTTTATTATTTTTAGGTGTTGTATTTTTTACTTCTTTAGATGCTATTTTTTCAGCTATGCTTCCTTTATTTTCTTCAAAAGTAATTAATACTTTAGTAAATAATGATACTCAATGATTATTTAATTGAATGCAATTAAATTCAACTGGATGATTATATGTAATTGGTATTAACTTATTAATAGTAATTATTTGTGAATATTTTACTAACTTTACGATTGCTTTATATTCAGCTCAAATTGAAGTAATGCAAAGACTTAAAATTTTAAAAGCTTTAACTGATCAAGATGTAGATTTTTATTTTGATCACGTTTCAGGAAATATTTTAACTAGATTAGTTGGAGATACTCAGTTTTTAGCTTTAGGAGTACAACAATTTTTAACTAATTTAATTTATGCTTTATCTGGTTCAATTACTGCTATTGTTATTATGTATACTCAACAACTATATATGATTGCAACACTAGCTTTAGTTTATTTATTAATAGCTAATTTATTCTGTGTTGGATTTTTTATAGATATGAGAAGAAAATTAATATTAGCATTTGATATAAAAAGAGACACTGATGCTGATATGACAGATAGAATTAATAACATTTCACTTATTAAAGCTAGTGGAACTGAAGAATTTGAAATTAAAAGATTAGAAGAACAAAATAAAAATTATGAAGATGGATTAACTAAATTTACTCATTCTTCTGCTTTATTAAATACTTGTTTAACTTTTGTAATTCAGTTATTAATTCCAATCATATTTATTATTATTGCAGTTCAATATTTAAGTAATTCTCAATCAAGTAATAGTTTAGGAGCAAATATTGCTTTAATCTTTCCATTACTATCAACTTTAATTGGGGGAATTGCTATTTTATTACCAAGTTTAAGATCAGCAACTGCTGCTTCTAATGCTGCTAATAGAATTAGTGAACTAACAGATCCAAAACCTTTAATTCACTCAAATTTAAAAGGTTATAAAATTGATAAAATTAATAGTATTGTGTTTGATAATATAGCTTTTTCATATCCAAAAAAACCTGAAAGAATTGTTATACCACCAACTTATTTAACTTTTGAAAAAGGAAAAAGTTATGCTTTTGTTGGTCAAACTGGTAGTGGTAAAACTACTATAGCAAAACTTTTATTAAGATTTTATTCACCAACTCAAGGAAAAATTCTAATTAATAATGAACATAATTTAAATAGAATTAACTTACCTGCTTATTTAGATCATATTGGATATGTTGAACAAGAACCACAAATTTTATATGGTACTTTTTTAGAAAACATTAAATATTCTAAATTTGATGCAACTGATGAAGAAGTGATTGAAGCATGTAAAAAAGCTGAACTTCACGATTTTATTATGTCTTTACCAGATCAATATCACACTGTTTTAGGACAAAGAGGATTTATTTTATCTGGTGGTCAAAAACAAAGACTAGTTATTGCTAGAGTATTTTTAAAAGATCCAGATGTTGTGATTTTAGATGAAGCTACAAGTGCTTTAGATAATGTTGTTGAAAAAGAAATTCAAGATAAACTAGAAGAATTAATTAAAGGTAGAATGTGTATTACAATTGCACATAGACTAACAACTATTAAAAATGTTGATCATATTTATGTTTTAGGAGCTAATGGTTCAGGAATTGTACAATCTGGAACATTTGATGAATTAAAAAAACAACCTGGTCATTTTAGAAACTTATATGAAGCTGGGTTAATGGAATAA